The sequence GTTTATTTTATATCACTCATTTAACtttattcaaatgtatttatttaaatttgtattttactttattttgtagcACTAATTTAACAGCTTTATTCATTTAACTCTCATTCAAATTCGATTCCACAAGGCGGGTTAGCTTCTTTGTTCGTGAGACTTGTGCTCGGAAGCGAAAGAAACATTTCAAAGCGCGAGGTTCCTAAAAACCCGCGAAGACATTTCCTGTGCTGTGTTCAAGCAGGTCGTCGTTTTATTCATATCAGGCGAGGACCCGTTAGTTTTCTTAATAGTCGTTGACTACCTTGACTGTGGTGTAAAGTGAAAATGTCTGGTCGTGGCAAAGGTGGAAAGGGCCTTGGCAAAGGAGGCGCAAAGCGTCATCGTAAAGTTTTGCGGGACAATATCCAAGGTATTACAAAGCCTGCCATTCGCCGTTTGGCTCGCCGAGGTGGAGTGAAACGAATTTCTGGCTTGATTTATGAAGAGACTCGTGGTGTACTGAAAGTGTTCTTGGAGAATGTTATCCGAGACGCTGTGACTTACACTGAGCATGCGAAGAGAAAGACCGTGACCGCCATGGATGTGGTATACGCTTTGAAGAGACAGGGTCGTACTTTGTACGGCTTCGGAGGTTAAGTAACGATCTCGATGTAAACTACCCAAaggctcttttcagagccacTCACGTTTTCCATTTGGAGAGCTTTTCTTCTGGTATACTAAATTCTCAAGTCTGTCTTTCACTAATAATTATTCACTTATAAGGCTGTCTGTGTTTTAAGGTAGTGAAAATTGTAGACTTGTTTTCTGTTGTAAGAAAAGTGTAGCAACCCATTGTCCCAGTCTCATTACAGATTACTTAATTGCTAGTGGACGTCCGCTTCTCCTAAACTTTGTTCTCGGGCTGTGGAGCGATTAGAATGGACTTCTAgcaatccaattttttttttgtctagtccCATGAGTTTCGCGTGCATCGTTCTCGATTTTAAGAGACTTGTACAAAAACTCCGCCCGGGACCAGAAAATAACCTAAACAGACTGACGCCATGCAAGTGTACGGGAAAAGTTAAAATACACCATCAAAAATGTTGCTTTAAAGGTTGAGTTGAAATGAGTCGTCGGTTCCCAGCAGTAGGCTTATCTTTTACTTGGAGCGAAGGTACTGCTAAGCAAGTCATGTCTGCAGGCACCAAGACAAGCTCTCCCAATATTGTCCAGTGGCAtatgaaattttacatttatagaaaTCTTGTGAATCTATGGATTTGTCAGTTTTCCTAAACTATTAAAATCTGAGTTTTGTAGTTACCTGATGTAAACATGTTCatctgggttaaaaaaaaaaaaatgcgtagACTTTATAGATATGTAAAGGACGGGGATTCCAATGGAAGCATTGGGTGTGGACGAAGGAACAATACATGGGCATCAGGAAAACGGATTTCCAGGTTAATGGAGCTCATTTGAGAGTAGGTGTgtggctctgaaaagagccgtTTGGTTTCGAGCAAAAGTAGTCTTGCCGCTTATTTGGAGCTGGTATACTTGGTAACAGCCTTAGTGCCTTCAGACACCGCGTGCTTAGCCAGCTCTCCCGGTAGTAGGAGCCTTACAGCAGTCTGGATCTCTCGGGAAGAAATGGTTGAGCGCTTGTTATAGTGTGCTAGGCGAGAAGCTTCTCCAGCGATGCGCTCGAAGATGTCATTCACAAACGAGTTCATGATTCCCATTGCTTTAGATGAAATGCCAGTATCGGGGTGAACTTGCTTCAATACTTTGTACACATAGATGGAATAACTTTCTTTCCTagactttcttctttttttcccactCTTGGCTTGGCTCTTAGAAACGGCTTTCTTCGAACCCTTTTTGGGGGCAGGGGCAGCTTTCGGATCAGGCattgttgtaaatctttgtaatTCAAAGAAAATCTGAGTGGTGCGACTCCCCTGGCTCCTCTTTTTAAAGGCAGTCATGCAAATAACAGACGCTGCAGCGAAGAGGCGTAGTCACCAATCGCATGCGTGCAGACGTTTCCCTCCTTTAAGGCACGACCGTTAAGTTACGattttttcccagtttttccACCTGCTTTAGAACAGTTACTACGGGTGCAAGATATAATATACATTATGTCATCAGCTTATCAAAGGAGactaaattaaacaatttgatCATCACAAGAGATCAAATACGTAGGGTTGATGGATTCAAGATAAAATCCGCTCTGTAATCCGTTTGCGAAGGCAGTATATACAGAACAAGGAACAGTGTAATACAGGCTTTCCTGTTCAAATAGTTATTTTCCTTGTATAACGCTTTGAGCAAATGTATATtcatataaatgtatgtatatataaagaaTATCATGGCAATTAattccagaaagagagaggtaatgtgtaaatttattttgtgaatgtatacagtacatgtgaaacAGGTACGATCAAAACAATAGAATAGACATGTTATCCTTATTGTTCGGAgctttatttttgaactttgcGTTGTTCAAACGGTTTCAAGGGCCACGCCTTGGAGTCGCCGCCTGCCGAGTGACGTAGGAAGAAATGCAAATCAGCAGTCAGGCTCGTTCCGCTCGTCACGCCCGAAAGGAGTCTTTATAAAAGCGCAACGCCGGCTACCTCGAATATTCTAGTGTGAGTAATTGCTTTGTGTATCTCAAAATGTCTGGAAGAGGAAAGACTGGCGGTAAGGCACGTGCTAAGGCTAAGACTCGCTCTTCTCGAGCTGGGCTGCAGTTTCCTGTCGGCCGTGTTCACAGGCTCCTGAGAAAAGGCAACTATGCCGAGCGGGTGGGCGCTGGTGCTCCCGTGTACTTGGCTGCTGTGCTCGAGTATCTGACCGCTGAAATTCTTGAGTTGGCTGGTAATGCTGCCCGCGATAACAAGAAAACCAGAATCATCCCACGCCACCTTCAGCTGGCTGTGCGTAACGATGAGGAACTCAATAAGTTGTTGGGTGGTGTGACCATCGCTCAGGGCGGCGTGCTGCCCAACATTCAGGCTGTGCTTCTGCCCAAGAAGACCGAGAAACCAGCTAAGAGCAAGTGAGCTGAGGCGGTCCATCTTTAATCACCAacggctcttttcagagccaccCATCTGCTCAGACTGGAGCCTTTTCCATTCAGATTGTTTCTTGGTCGTCCAGTACCTTTTTAATAGGCCATTTATTATGATCActggtttattttatattgcttgATCTAGATAGTTTTTTGAACAGATAGGTAGTTCCATCCAACTGCGTTTGGTGTtgttccagaggggcttaaagtggagacgGACAAACTGCCTTCGCTACACTATTGGCATGAAGActttttgctaaactggaagactCCCAACTCTCCTTTTAAGTCATAAAATTGatgttttataatacagtatttgaaattggaaaaatttaaattctcaggatctgtgcagaactttttcaaaacctggcagaatctaatccataatattttagaataagccctTCAAGTACCAAGGAAGTAATTCTCTTCGCATTTGGTtttcttcatttatctttatctgcctattaaactcctccatttatgtatttttacaagctttaagttttactctgttggccatgctctttcttgggtgggggttgattggttttcaatcctattttttttttgtaaaaattgatctatttgtatggaatgattagaataaaatttaaaaagaaaataaaaccaggATCATTCCTCGCCACCTTGAGCTGGCTGTGCATAACAACGAGTAGCTCAATAAGTTGTTGGATGGCATGACCATCGCACAGGGTGGTGTGCTGCCAAACATTCAGGACGTGCTTCTGCCCGAGAAACCAGTGAAGAGCAAGTAAGCTGAGGCGATCTGTATATCAACGCCAATTGCTCTTTTCAGAGCCACCCATCTATTCTGAATAGAGCTTTTTTTCCATTGAAACATTGCATCTTGAATCGTTCAGCCCTTTTTAACCGAGTATcttattcattggtattttgtttttcatgtgtgGTGTCCATTTTTGCAACATGTTCATTGATGAATAAAGAtttgtattatacatttttttctttttattaaaaattgtgtaaGGTCTTGATCTAAGCTTTAGACAACTGAGTAGTATGACAGCAAGTTGGGCTGGTGCTAGTGTTTGTCTACTTCTCATCCTGCTGAGGTGGAAATTAATGCCAGTATCCATTATGATTTCCTTTGTTAGATGGCATAAATGTGGGGTTCTGCACATGGAAGGGGAAACGGTGAAAAGGAGCAAATAAAAATGTGCTCCTTAAACTGCACAATTTCCATTTACTCTTGGGAATAAACTAATTTCACAAAGTTTAAGATCATCCAGGTTAACctgcaattaaaaacaaatgcagaaGAACTGCGATATGTATGTTCTCACGTGTATTCAACGTAGGTAAACTCCTCTTTAATGAAACTGATACATGTGAAGATACAGCAGTATTAGTTGATAAACGAGCATTATCTAATGTATGTTGCTACTGCTCAATACTGCATTTGTCAGCTTGATTGTAAAACTGCAATTGAATATGGCTGTGGTCAAGACAGATGATATATTTTTGAAGGACAAGTTTGTCTGACTCACCCTCTCTATCTCTTTCTCTATTGTTTCTTTCAGTGAGGGGTGAATAGCCAGATAAACACCTAGCAGGAGAAGtggatagctttttttttttggtgcaacAGTAATTTTCACAGTTTTTATTTGTAGGAAATATAACGTACCAAGACAAAGTCCTCTGCTGTTCTCAATCATTATGTTTCTCATAAGCCTTGTTTTCGCCACAGCCTCTGGGCAAGCAGAGTAGGAATATACAGACCTGGTCATTCAAATGTAGAAACTGATTTGTTGTAAATGTTTGATTGTCTACAAAAGCTGAGTTTATCTGAAATGTAGGAATTATACTTCAAGTATTGATAGAGTGAACTGCACCATATGCTTGATTGATAGACAGatggaatgaaaggcactatgtgattgattgatagatttgagaggcactatacagtatgatagatagatagaatgaatgaatagcactatatgatagatagataccccCTCAAAAAATAAGACAGATGAAAACTTGTGACTCTTTTAAACATTAAAgtgcagtcacagtgaggcagcATAAAGGTGTGTAGTGTAGGTAAAAAGAAGCCCCAGTGGTGTCTCTTGTCACAATTATTATGAATACTTGGCTGGCTGAAAGTGTTCTAGGGAGGATGTGTGGTGGTGTTCAAAATGACTGTTTTGTCTTTGACAGTGCATTCCATAAATgggcctgccttcttaatcagtttgttgattcagtgggcctctcttgaaatgatgttaccagcccagcacaccacagtgtataAAATCACAGTGAAAATAACTGTAGTAGCCATCTACCCATCAATTTTCCTAAGGATCACAGGGTTACTTGAGCCTATTCCTGTAGTCTTAGGTCGCAATGTAGAAGACAGAAATGGACCCACCTAGCTGGACCAAGTAAGTCACGCCAAAGCAcagaacctgcatgtctttggactgttagaGCAatgtggagcacctggaggaaaggCATGAGAACATAGCGATGAAAAAGAACACTCCACACTAGCAGCACAGCCATTATACCACCCGTAACGGTTACAGAATATGTAATGGATGTTATTAGTCACATTATAGGAACAACGtcaacagagaaagaaaaagttgATTTTTCCgatttctttttccaaaaaaagggggatttagtGAAAACAGCCCACTCATCAGGTTTCTTGATACGTGAAGCGCACGCGCGCTGCTTGAGTCTGCACGGTTCTCACCAGTCTAATATGAGCGGCTGAGACGCGCCTCGCTGCAGACTCCTACAGAGAAATCACAGGTTACTTGTTCGAAATGGCAGAAACCGTTCCAGCAGCAGCCGCGCCGGCTAAAGCGCCAAAGAAGAAAGCGAGCCTGAAGCCTAAAAAGACCGGCCCCAGCGTGTCTGATTTGATCGTCAAGGCTGTATCGGCTTCAAAGGATCGCCATGGACTGTCTTTGGCTGGGCTCAAGAAGGCTCTTGTGGCTGGTGGGTATGATGTGGAGAAAAATAACGCCCGCGTCAAACTGTCCTTAAAAAGTCTTGTGAGTAAAGGCTCTCTCGTGCAGACAAAGGGTACTGGCGCTTCAGGATCATTTAAAATCAACAAGAAACTGGCAGAGGCAAAGGAGAAAGTCACGAAGATAAAGGCAGCCCCGAAAAAGAAGCCAGCGGCGAAAAAGCCTGCTGCCGCAAAAAAAGTTAAGAAGCCGGCATCTAAAAAACCCGCGACAGCCAAGAAAACGGCTAAGAAGCCTGCAACAACCAAGAAATCCACTAAGAGCCCAAAGAAAGCGAAGCCGGCTGCCAAGCCTAAGAAGGCAGTTAAGAGCCCGAAAAAAGCCAAAGTAGCAAAGCCTAAAGTGGCCAAACCTAAAACTGTAAAGAAGGCTGCACCGAAAAAGAAGTAAATCTTAAAAATCACCTGGTATTCGCATACACAAACGGCTCTTTTAAGAGCCCCTATCTCCGCAAGAAAGGGCAAATCTATTGTGTAGCGTGTTTTAAGGTCTGAGGGCGCTATGGGTGTGCTAGGTATGCGATTTTCTTCCCTTTCCCCTAAATGATCGGTTTTTGATGGCTGCTTGTAATATAGACCACTCGCTCATTGAATGCTCATTCGTTTTCTTCTTAGGGAAGCGCTGGAATGTGTACACTCTGTAAGGAAGTTTTGGACTTTTATGTCCTTGCCGGGGATAAAAGTAGTTGCATACACCTTATTCTTATACCGAGTGTCTAGGGTTGTGTAATACGGGCGATGTGGCACCGCGAGGATTACCATCGCACAGTAAGAGGACTTTTTTTAAGAGTTTGGCGGCTCTAAAGAGCCTTTTTTCTATAAAGTTGTCCTTATGCACGTTCACCACGAATGCGGCGAGCCAGCTGGATGTCTTTGGGCATTATGGTCACTCTCTTAGCGTGGATGGCACACAGATTGGTATCTTCAAAAAGACCGACCAAGTAAGCCTCGCTGGATTCCTGCGGAGCTCTGGAAACGGAGATCAGTCTTGAAATCCTGGGCGATTTCTCTTACCAATCTCTGGAAAGGCAGCTTGCGGATAAGCAGTTCAGTGGACTTCTGGTAACGACGGATCTCTCGCAGAGCTACAGTGCCGGGCCTGTAACGGTGAGGCTTCTTTACGCCACCGGTAGCAGGAGCGCTCTTACGAGCTGCTTTAGTGGCGAGCTGTTTTCGGGGAGCTTTACCACCAGTAGATTTACGAGCTGTCTGCTTTGTTCTTGCCATTTCGACAACTTGCACAAAACTGCACGatttgaagaaacaaaaatgtacagagaaagagtatcaCACAGCGCGTTATATTGACGTTTTATTGGTTTTTGATTGGATGAATAGAAAGGAGGGCGTGTACGCTTGTAGTCTCGGCCTAGAAGTCTCCTTTCGATTGCTCATCCTAGAGCTCGGCGCGCAATTTGAACGAAGGCTGTTTCCGTGCCCTCGCCACCTAACGGCCATCAATAATTCCCACAAAAACAGCGCGTTAAATGCAATTTACCCTCTATTACAATGTCTGATTTACCGTTAATGTTTAATTATGGAGATAATGCattcaaagaaagagaaaggggCCGTAATTACATACTATCGGTAGTGTTCTGTTCCTTCCAGCTCCAAGAAATAACTACAGCAGGGCAGGGGTTCCTGACTCCGGTCCTGGCCGGCACAaggttaaggtttctttattttccatttgtGCATAAAACCGACAGTCAAAGCACATTGGATTTCTTGTGCAGAGCTTTTTCAGAGTCAtcatagtaaacatttttttaaaagcaaacaataaaacaaaaacattatatgAATTATACCAACTATACAAAATGGTGGTAATatctacacaaaaaaattacaattgtATTGCACAGTTAAAACATTTCACATTTATCACTCGTCATTTACATGATAAGTGAGGTAATGTGGGGTTATTTCACATGTtcagtaattttgttttgccatcagtctgactgtgaaaggaaaaaaagattgaaaaacCTTGTTCTGTGAGTGATGATGATGTCCACTCTGCTGTGTCTCAGGTTGTACGTACAGTTTTTGTGTCTGAGCAGAGGGTGAGCTGGATGGAATGAATCCCTGATAATTCCCTCTTCTCTTTTCCCACAGCGATGTGCGTACATAGAGTCCATAAAAGGAAGTTTTGTCCCTATGATCCTCTCCACAGTCTTTATGACTCTTTGGAAAGCCTTCCTCTCTGCCTGTGTGGTgttcccataccagacagtgatgcctgCGGTGAGGATGCTCTCTATCAGTCCTCTATAGGCCTGGGTGGGAGGACGATGATTCAGGCTGGCTTTCCTGAGCAGCCTAATGAAATAAAGCCTTTGCTGggttttttttcactgtggctgAGGTGTTAAGAGTCCAGTATTATTTCTTTGGTCTTGTATGTGTTGAGGATGAGGTCTTTTCTCCTCTCCATAGACAAGAAtgttggctgcaggttttcgttctaatcgtttccttaattagtgacctgtatgtgcctaattaacttattttgaattaattttatatgaattgctcttaaagactcagacacattaattgtttttttttttttacttaattagcaaccaaacaatgagATAGAATATGAGCCAAAACAAAACCAATATTGTCAATCATGGAATATCTAAAAGTAAAGAAACGTGAAGGTcttaggaatgttgatctgctcagatccccaaaatattttaacggtgctcttagaaaagagaaaatcaacaatttcggaaatgtcagctattgcacaatgagaacagcaagatgcaatacgccagacccaacaattcagaagagctgaaggccactatcagagcaacatgggctctcataacacctgagcagtgccacagactgatcgactccatgccacgccgcattgctgcagtaatccaggccaaaggagccccaactaaatattgagtgccgtacatgctcatacttttcatgttcatacctttcagttggccaacatttctaaaaatcctttttttgcattggtcttaattgatattctaattttctgagatactgaatttgggactttcattagttatcagttataatcatcaaaattaaaagaaataaacatttgaaatacatcagtctgtgtgtaataaatgaatctaatatacatgtttcactttttgaatggaactACTGAAATAAAtccactttgtcatgatattctaaactttatgaccggcacctgtagacAATGGTCAACTCAACGTGTTCTTTTACTCATTTACGGACGTGAGATACCAACACTCCCTTTTTCCCACAAGGCAAAGCACACAATATTTCTTTATGTAAATTGGGGCATTAACATTGCTACTTAACAAGAGCAAAATATATAACATACTTCTCCCCCCTTAAAAGAAAACTGGACATTTTGTTTAGCACAAGACAAAATTCAAGCTGAACCcttttttgtttgattgtttgttaAGGAAGAGAGTATTCTACTGAGCCATTCTTGAGGGTGAGTCTTATAAatctagtgcaggggtcctcaatcacagtcctggttTCTTAATTAAAACTCAGTCCCTGCTCATAATGAAACTTAGTATTTAACTGTATGCCTTATTAgtctttcattcatccaagagaaattgtatttttttttttttaaacacagacaCTTTTAATGgtgcttatgcacagttttaaaaggaagcacgttggttggagagctgctggtttattggttatctgcattttattatgaaataatgTCTGATTaacaaaacaggcaacaattacaattttaaatacagctgctaaaactaaaataggcaattaagggttctgagttATAACAGGCAAAATAACTAAAGTTAAGcccaaaaatgtattgctttagtagtaaataaatgagcTCTAACTAAAAAATTGGTTGaagtggaaacctgcagccactgtggccctccaggactgtaactgagGACCTGTGATCTACAAAGTAgttaaatttgtctttgatgaatgaaagtacTAACAagccaagtttcattatcagcaaagaCTGAGGTCTAATTgggaaactggttggaataaaaacctgtagccactgcagccctccaggactgtgattgaggacccctgatctagacgGAAAGAAGGTCGTCTATGCCGAGCAGGATAATGACGTTCAGCATGAGTGTCTGTTGAAAGTGAAATAGTTGAGGGAGATTTAGTAGATTTTCTAGCTGACTCTTCCTCGTTCACAAGTGGGGATGATGGATTTTC comes from Polypterus senegalus isolate Bchr_013 chromosome 14, ASM1683550v1, whole genome shotgun sequence and encodes:
- the LOC120514673 gene encoding histone H4, with the translated sequence MSGRGKGGKGLGKGGAKRHRKVLRDNIQGITKPAIRRLARRGGVKRISGLIYEETRGVLKVFLENVIRDAVTYTEHAKRKTVTAMDVVYALKRQGRTLYGFGG
- the LOC120514662 gene encoding histone H2B type 1-O-like, translated to MPDPKAAPAPKKGSKKAVSKSQAKSGKKRRKSRKESYSIYVYKVLKQVHPDTGISSKAMGIMNSFVNDIFERIAGEASRLAHYNKRSTISSREIQTAVRLLLPGELAKHAVSEGTKAVTKYTSSK
- the LOC120514660 gene encoding histone H2A-like; this translates as MSGRGKTGGKARAKAKTRSSRAGLQFPVGRVHRLLRKGNYAERVGAGAPVYLAAVLEYLTAEILELAGNAARDNKKTRIIPRHLQLAVRNDEELNKLLGGVTIAQGGVLPNIQAVLLPKKTEKPAKSK
- the LOC120514633 gene encoding histone H1-like — protein: MAETVPAAAAPAKAPKKKASLKPKKTGPSVSDLIVKAVSASKDRHGLSLAGLKKALVAGGYDVEKNNARVKLSLKSLVSKGSLVQTKGTGASGSFKINKKLAEAKEKVTKIKAAPKKKPAAKKPAAAKKVKKPASKKPATAKKTAKKPATTKKSTKSPKKAKPAAKPKKAVKSPKKAKVAKPKVAKPKTVKKAAPKKK
- the LOC120514647 gene encoding histone H3 isoform X2, which translates into the protein MARTKQTARKSTGGKAPRKQLATKAARKSAPATGGVKKPHRYRPGTVALREIRRYQKSTELLIRKLPFQRLVREIAQDFKTDLRFQSSAVMALQEASEAYLVGLFEDTNLCAIHAKRVTIMPKDIQLARRIRGERA